A section of the Ranitomeya imitator isolate aRanImi1 chromosome 7, aRanImi1.pri, whole genome shotgun sequence genome encodes:
- the LOC138645445 gene encoding tripartite motif-containing protein 16-like has protein sequence MASPKSGKADEICCSYCVQSSVPAAKTCVHCAASMCEEHTKVHNKAAEHILMDPTSSIKDMKCPIHDKVIEFCCSKDGACICASCCIIGEHRGHKVDSLKDALEKRKAGFKDTMDALALESEENEKNLERLLNKRDNMNIELTGVTERVTALFRDMNEQLAALQARAMSEVARQEKQVMVRVNGLVQQLEKKKDELSKKMKHIEELQNMTNPLTVLRGTTQEEVKKRRGSRKGSECDNDIKVSSSIDEGPISLILHIGLLNFAECLQDLKALRQFTDVKKTSITLDVNTAQSKIIISSDLKTASHSAVSQKYPETPERFKSCQVLSTNAFTSGQHYWEVDVSEAPRWIIGVALKSIARKVAGNDSFLGYNNKSWTLFFQKFLGVSHNNVQNAVVSDFPVQGVGIYLDYDAGYMSFYQLNPTKHLHTFTATFHEPLHAAFYIFDNSCIKMKC, from the coding sequence ATGGCATCACCTAAATCTGGGAAAGCTGACGAGATCTGCTGCAGCTACTGCGTCCAGTCCTCGGTGCCCGCCGCCAAAacgtgtgtgcactgtgcagcttCAATGTGTGAAGAACACACCAAGGTCCACAATAAGGCTGCCGAGCACATCCTGATGGACCCCACGTCTTCCATCAAGGACATGAAGTGTCCCATCCATGATAAGGTCATTGAGTTTTGCTGCTCCAAAGATGGAGCCTGTATCTGTGCGTCATGTTGTATCATTGGAGAACATCGCGGTCACAAGGTGGATTCACTCAAAGATGCCCTTGAGAAGAGAAAGGCTGGTTTTAAAGATACCATGGATGCTTTGGCTTTAGAGAGTGAAGAGAATGAGAAAAACCTTGAGAGACTATTAAACAAACGCGACAACATGAACATAGAGCTTACAGGGGTCACTGAAAGGGTGACTGCCCTTTTTCGAGATATGAATGAACAACTGGCGGCTCTGCAGGCCAGGGCGATGAGTGAGGTTGCCAGGCAGGAGAAGCAAGTAATGGTTCGGGTCAATGGTTTGGTTCAACAACTTGAGAAGAAGAAAGATGAACTCTCAAAAAAGATGAAGCACATCGAAGAGCTACAAAATATGACCAACCCATTAACGGTGCTGAGAGGAACGACTCAAGAAGAGGTCAAGAAGCGCCGAGGCTCTCGAAAAGGCAGCGAATGTGACAATGACATCAAAGTTTCCTCGAGTATAGATGAGGGTCCCATCTCTCTCATCCTACACATAGGGCTCCTAAACTTTGCCGAGTGTCTACAAGACCTGAAAGCTTTACGTCAGTTTACAGATGTGAAGAAAACAAGCATCACGTTGGATGTGAACACAGCTCAAAGTAAAATCATCATATCCAGCGACCTTAAAACCGCTTCCCACTCTGCGGTATCTCAGAAGTATCCAGAGACCCCCGAGAGGTTTAAGTCATGTCAAGTCTTGAGCACCAATGCATTTACCTCTGGGCAACATTACTGGGAAGTGGACGTGAGTGAAGCCCCGAGGTGGATCATTGGGGTGGCATTGAAGAGCATCGCGAGGAAGGTCGCCGGGAATGACTCATTTCTTGGATACAACAACAAGTCATGGACTTTATTTTTCCAAAAGTTTCTTGGAGTCTCTCACAACAATGTGCAAAACGCAGTGGTCTCTGATTTTCCGGTGCAAGGCGTTGGGATTTACCTGGACTATGATGCCGGATACATGTCCTTCTACCAGCTGAACCCTACCAAACACTTGCACACCTTCACCGCCACTTTCCACGAGCCTCTTCACGCCGCGTTCTACATATTTGACAACAGTTGCATTAAAATGAAGTGTTAG
- the LOC138645446 gene encoding scavenger receptor cysteine-rich type 1 protein M130-like has protein sequence MILEEDFLLQMLGVSQHINRTKKTMEGRRRLIAMILLLRAVIGAISDDIEEVRLVGGLDPCEGRVEVNIGGEWSTICEDDWDMKNTEVVCRQMGCLRTPGRDARVSSFGAGNGTVWLTGVTCNGQEETLNHCKYTIESGDICHHKKDIGVICAGEMEEIRLAGGDNECEGRVEVKHRGQWGTMCGLDWYTSNAIVVCRQLGCNITNELQVKAASFGAGKGKVWLSNVKCVGDEAAVWDCKHRMWGSSSCKHPYDAGVICSGGPQELRLVGGSSACEGRLEVRHQGEWGTVCGDYWNEKDAAVVCRQLGCDASSAEIKATSFGAGAGKVLFSNVVCTGEEANVWQCQHQMWGLPFCDHEQDVGVTCAGEPEEVKLVDGKNECEGRLMVRHQGQWGTVCGYYWGVTEATVVCNQLGCGGLHEDDLQAKSVNFGAGTGKIWLSHVKCFGEESVIWECNHPMWGINRCGHKNDVGVICENSRTGLSSDFRLTNNSQTCSGRVEMMVAGKWGALCRAFWDLQAANVLCRQLQCGSAVSIPDEIHLGKSDLIWTDEFRCKGTESNLRECTNTALGKSLCPDQAAASIICSGIMESLRLVDGTSHCDGRVEVLQNDTWGRVTDHQWDIKDAQVVCTQLHCGEAIDSFTIEGPAHGMIQWDSIICQGSESDITECLKTQPKASDAYTDIRRDAGVICSESRSVQLVDGPGHCAGTVQVYHRGQRSMVSGDSWTTTEADVVCKELKCGRAINATTVVKNRVGNVWLKDVRCAGHESKLQECPSNSWRQVESGEMEVARLVCSEFLDVRLQGGDNRCKGQLEIYNNGSWGWVCNNMMTTHTVSLICKQLGCGSTGIYQEGAVTPDEDAAHFWMEFIKCRHRDQFLKECPSAAWGKKKCDTKAQIQCTLST, from the exons ATGATTCTGGAGGAGGATTTTCTGCTCCAGATGTTGGGTGTCTCACAACACATTAATAGAACCAAGAAAACAATGGAAGGAAGGCGACGACTCATTGctatgatcctcctgctccgggcaGTGATCGGCGCCATTTCAG ATGACATAGAAGAAGTGAGACTGGTGGGGGGATTGGACCCCTGTGAAGGGAGAGTGGAGGTGAATATTGGAGGAGAGTGGAGCACAatatgtgaggatgactgggatatGAAGAACACAGAGGTGGTTTGTAGACAGATGGGGTGCCTCCGAACACCAGGACGCGATGCCCGGGTGTCCTCATTTGGTGCTGGAAATGGGACAGTATGGTTGACCGGTGTGACCTGTAATGGCCAAGAGGAAACTCTGAATCACTGCAAATATACCATTGAATCAGGAGACATCTGTCACCACAAGAAAGACATCGGAGTCATCTGTGCAG GTGAAATGGAGGAGATACGTCTGGCTGGTGGGGACAATGAGTGTGAAGGACGAGTGGAGGTGAAGCACCGAGGACAGTGGGGCACCATGTGTGGTCTGGACTGGTACACCAGTAACGCCATCGTAGTCTGTAGACAGCTGGGCTGCAACATCACCAATGAGCTGCAAGTTAAAGCGGCTTCATTTGGAGCTGGAAAAGGCAAAGTCTGGCTCAGCAATGTGAAGTGTGTGGGGGATGAGGCAGCGGTGTGGGACTGTAAGCATCGAATGTGGGGAAGCAGCTCATGTAAACATCCATACGACGCTGGAGTAATCTGCTCAG GTGGTCCTCAGGAGCTGAGACTCGTGGGAGGATCCAGTGCGTGTGAGGGGAGGCTGGAGGTCCGTCACCAGGGGGAGTGGGGCACGGTCTGCGGTGACTATTGGAACGAGAAGGATGCCGCAGTTGTTTGCCGCCAGTTAGGCTGTGACGCCTCCAGTGCTGAAATCAAGGCGACATCATTCGGGGCTGGAGCCGGGAAGGTTTTGTTCAGTAATGTCGTCTGCACTGGAGAAGAGGCAAATGTGTGGCAATGTCAGCACCAGATGTGGGGGCTTCCGTTCTGTGACCACGAGCAAGACGTTGGGGTCACGTGTGCAG GTGAACCAGAGGAGGTCAAGCTTGTCGATGGGAAGAATGAGTGTGAGGGACGGCTGATGGTCCGTCATCAAGGACAATGGGGCACGGTGTGTGGCTATTACTGGGGTGTCACCGAGGCCACCGTGGTTTGTAACCAACTCGGATGTGGTGGCCTCCATGAAGATGACCTACAAGCCAAGTCGGTCAACTTTGGAGCTGGAACCGGAAAGATTTGGTTGAGTCACGTCAAATGTTTTGGAGAAGAGTCGGTTATATGGGAATGTAATCACCCGATGTGGGGAATTAATCGATGTGGACATAAAAATGACGTCGGGGTCATCTGTGAGAATAGCAGGACAG GTCTGAGCAGTGACTTCAGGTTAACTAACAATAGTCAGACATGTTCAGGAAGAGTAGAGATGATGGTTGCCGGTAAGTGGGGCGCTCTGTGCCGCGCGTTCTGGGACCTCCAAGCTGCCAATGTTCTTTGCAGACAATTACAGTGCGGCAGCGCAGTATCAATCCCTGACGAGATTCATCTTGGAAAAAGTGATCTGATTTGGACAGATGAGTTTCGTTGTAAAGGTACTGAGTCCAACCTCAGAGAATGTACCAACACAGCACTTGGGAAAAGTTTATGTCCAGACCAGGCCGCGGCAAGCATAATATGTTCAG GCATCATGGAATCTCTACGTCTGGTAGATGGGACAAGCCACTGTGATGGAAGAGTGGAGGTCCTGCAGAACGATACCTGGGGCAGAGTGACAGACCATCAATGGGACATCAAAGATGCGCAAGTTGTGTGTACACAGCTACACTGCGGAGAAGCCATTGATTCGTTTACTATAGAAGGGCCAGCGCATGGAATGATACAATGGGACAGCATCATATGTCAAGGAAGTGAGAGTGACATAACAGAGTGCTTGAAGACCCAACCGAAGGCTTCAGATGCCTACACAGACATCAGGAGAGATGCAGGAGTCATCTGCTCAG AGAGTCGAAGTGTTCAGCTGGTGGACGGCCCTGGACATTGTGCTGGGACGGTGCAGGTATATCACAGAGGACAAAGGTCCATGGTCAGTGGTGACTCGTGGACCACGACCGAAGCTGATGTCGTCTGCAAAGAGCTGAAATGCGGACGTGCCATTAATGCCACTACTGTGGTGAAGAACAGAGTCGGGAACGTATGGCTGAAGGATGTAAGATGTGCAGGACATGAAAGCAAATTACAGGAATGTCCTTCAAACTCATGGAGACAGGTGGAGTCTGGAGAAATGGAAGTTGCAAGACTTGTGTGTTCAG AGTTCCTAGACGTCCGGCTGCAGGGAGGAGATAACAGATGCAAAGGACAACTGGAAATTTACAATAATGGAAGCTGGGGATGGGTTTGTAACAAC atgATGACAACTCATACCGTCTCTCTCATATGTAAGCAGCTAGGGTGCGGATCAACCgggatataccaggaaggggccgttACACCTGATGAGGATGCTGCCCACTTCTGGATGGAATTTATTAAGTGTAGACATCGTGACCAATTCCTCAAGGAGTGTCCTTCAGCTGCCTGGGGCAAGAAGAAGTGCGATACTAAGGCTCAGATCCAGTGCACACTATCGACTTGA